acacggctccggacctccccggagaatgagtgcgcttccctgaacctgcaggttcccaggggtccgaacccctctcttccatgaggggtctcgagctaagtcactaactagccaactcaattcggaccacaatcaccgcacaagagtaagaagccacgtgggggttagcgcaaacagaatgcgtagatcgaaattggaatgtaacatccttagaggcgaactgagaataaacttttcctttataactagatgtacatgagatgtgcgatgtaagccagaacacgggtttatgaggccggagctgtccggacctccgggcccccagtcttaggtactacggtactcaccctagggaggtagagcatgcaggcttagggtacggaaccaggctaagcggctacacggctccggacctccccggagggtgaatacgcttccctgaacctggttcgcagaggtccggacccctccacgggggaggctcaccggactggaccacacggaagtactacatagttacaaaggaaaaggttttattccctgctgggcctctaagagtaggacttacagagacgtagagtcgggggtacgaccggagtcggctttccgccggagagagccacaagagccggctttccgccggagcgggcttggtgcgaccggagtcggctttccgccggagcggcttggtgcgaccggagtcggctttccgccggagcgggcttcctcacatgagtgaggtatgctgcgagctgggatttgtcgctccgccgctcgcagcttgtgagggggcccttgacgggcgccctgactcttgccgacgtgcagcgcgccgctgccgacggtggctgctccacgggcacggttgcacCTGGCGCAGGAAGACGAGAGGCGTGTGGTgtggatgacgccacaccctccgtcatctccaaatgtcgtcgtggtgggagtgctcaaccatccgagccatggagatgagcaagagatgaactaaaactagctaaagcacccctacctggcgcgccaaatgtcgtgggatttctagggtacccacagccgggtggcggagcgcacccgcctattcccagagagggagtactcggggaggtactaggcgattgggctgatctagttCTGAGGcgtgcacacaagaacacacgatctaaagtggttcgggccgccggagcgtaataccctacgtccactgggagaagttttgatctctgttgtgtatgaatctatcctctgccgggccttagCTCTCACCCAGCTTGAGtcttccttctagcgggcgcccccttttatagaccaagggggcggatacataggacgttggggccccgacaggtgggcccaacgcgactgcgcagcatactacgcagagtattcagatgggtacagtggttacggatctttcctccgatacgctctgctagcgctacagtggtcttctcttgtcccgtcaccaaggtgtccgttgggggagcgtagcttgtggcgtagcctgtggagactattatgtaggcgtcataatgggtgaagccgagccgtcgtatccatctgttatggcagacttggcaggcgcggcgtgggcggcgcctgcggctccactatcttggtaacacgcgatcaatagtgcctcctggtcaaagaatcgcatTGGCTTCCACCGCATCAATGCGGGTGTCCACCTACCacaataaatgcagtggtgagtgaggcttagtatggagaccaagcggccttgaaaagtcgtgcttgtagacacgtgtcgctccggaccaccccgaggcagggcgtcgacttcttcccttagcgagtggtccggttaccatacaaggggtccgggaccctatgaggggtccgggacttccgcgggggtccgaacccctcgggaggtccggagccccggctgtttgggctgcccgcctcttccgggacacgcgtcgttcccggacctttcccagccgtgaggcaggtccggaaccgtcgccgagagatcaggactccggaccacaggggtccggctgtttggacgtagtcaaggataattataaggctcttgcctagatacagcaagaaggggtaccccagtcctggggtaccgacaatcaTTATTACCATGGTACATGCAGTGCACCTTGCTATTCAGAATTTCCACAATACCTGAAATATTCCAGTTTACTAGGTCCTCATGTGCTGAGCTTACGATTTCTTCGCTCACTATTATTTTTCCATGTGATAATTTTCTGTAAATGCTTTCTTTCTTGATAACAGTCTTTTATGTTTATGCATCAGATTGCAATATGCATTGCATTTTTCTTAGGAATAGATATTTATGAATGTTGATTATCCTCTATTTTTGCTTCAGGTGACTTACTTCAAGTGTGGAGGTGTCTCACTTGGTGTTGGCATCTATCACAACGTGGCAGATGGCATGTCCAGCTTGCACTTCATTAACTCATGGTCTGATCTCTGCCGTGGAACTCAAAATTCTGTGATGCCCTTCATTGACCACACTCTTCTACGTTCCTGTGATCCCCCAACTCCATCTTTCCAACATGTCGAATACCAGCCTACACCCATGTTGTCCTCCACACCTCAGGCCCTTGCTTCCAAGTCGGTGTCACTTTCCACTGCTGAGGGCATTTTCAAGCTCACTCTCGCAGACCTTACTAGGCTGCGCTCACAGCTTTCTGCAGGTGAAGGCGCATCGCGGTTCAGCACCTATGTAATACTAGCTGCGCATGTCTGGCGATGTGTCTCCCTTGCATACAGCCCACCAAATTATTTTGTGCAACTGATGGGCGCCATCGGCTGCAACCTCCACTTCCAGATGGTTACTTTGGTAATGTCATCTTCACTGCCACACCACTTGCAGAGGCAGGCAAGGTGACCAGTGGGCTGGCAAATGGGGCAGCAGGCATCCAGGGAGCACTGGATAGGATGAACAGCAACTATTGTCGCTCGGTGCTGAATTACCTGGGGATGCAACCGGATTTATCGGCAATGTTACCTGGGGATCACATTTTCCGGTGAAATGGCTGTATCAGTGCGAACCCAGTTGCTGTTGGTCTCTAGGTCTTGTACTAGATTGTATTCATAGTTGGCCATTTTATGCCCTCGGTTGGGcaatattttgaaacattggATTGTACAAGTTACCAGTAATGAGTTCTTTCTGGGAAGGGGATAAAAACTTGTTGTAAAGGAACTTTATGAAACACGGCAGCCAGATTGGATCGGATCTTCCTTCAGCGTGGAATACTGTCCTGCTCTAGCTGGACCTGGATTGAGCTGCAAGTGAATACTGTACAACATATCAGGTTGGCAGAAAAGTCTTCTTCTATGGCAGATCTGCATTCCTGTTCTTCCTTCATGGTTAAGTTGAAATGTTGTGGCCCGTAACATGCGCAAATCTTGACTATTTTTTTTCAGACTGACTGAACAGCCATGACCTGAAGGAAGTTCCCCCAGACTGAAGAAGCTGGACAAATGATCTGGGGAAGCTCCTGATGAACAGAATGGCCGTTAGGATTTTGGCCTTGGATTTTATTGGGGCCTGGCCTGCGGCCTTGCCGATTGGCCTCGTTCCCAACGGCTGCACACACGGCCGCAGAAAAGCGCCGGCGTGCCTGCAGGACGCGTGTCCTGGAACTTGCCTGCTGCCGGTCGCGGATGTCCCCGTTTGGAGGGCTGTGGTCCGCGACCGACGTGTGGGACGCGACCGACGCCGAGGCTGATACGCTCGGGGAGCCCCACCGTTCGGAACATCAAAGCTTCACACTTTCACAGGCAGCCCAGGGGCCAGGGCTGAGGCCACGTGCCGGGGCGCGTTCCACACTCCCACAGTCCCACTCCaacctcgccgcctccgcccactCGCCTTTTCTTGCCCCCGCGGCGCCTACCGTCTCGTTCCCTACGCGATGTTGAGGCAGCGCCGCCGTCCGGCTAGGGCTAGTCTCCTCCCGTCGGCCATCGCTTCGCGACCGTTGGCGCAGCGATGCCGCGGTTCGGCCGAGTGCCGGGCGCGCCGCGAGAGctccgcgcgcggcgccggaatgctgggccgccgccgcaacgCGGGCTGGCTGCTGGGCTCCGGCGTGGTCCCCGGCTCTCCGGAGGACCGCCACCGCGTCGCTGCTGCTGTCCTTGGCCCGCCACGCTGCGAGCGAGCGCTGGCCGGGCACCCGCCGCTGCCGGACCCCCGTCTCGCCGGACCCCCACAGCTGCTGCCGCTACCCGGGCGCCTGGGGCGTGTCCCGGATGCCGGCGCCGCGACGACCCGTGCAGCACCGcccgcgccgtgcgcgcgctGGTCTCTCGCCGCGGGGCGCGCCGAGTGCCAGCCAGCCATCCGCCTTGGCGCCCGCGACACCGCTGCGTCGTCTCGCCTCGCGCACGCCGCATGCGGGCCGCACGTGCGGAATCGGGAACCGCCCAAGCAGGTATCTACTCCTGCACCAAACCCATATCACCTGGAGAGAATTTGAATTTCGAATTTCTGTTGCTGATTATGCATTTATGCTAGCTGTTCCATACGAATCCCAGTCATGCCTGggtttttttttaccgaccggtgaggtcaaaccgccgcctcccggttctagtttaccggtccggtttgaccgaaaACTGGtaaaaaaccggtcaaattcaaatttcaaattacAGACGCTAGTTCaatcggtttccaccggttagccgaccgatttgaccggtaaaccggaccggtttgagtGGAAACCGGTCCGTTGAACAAAAAAACcgactttagttcaaaatttgaatttttgtatAACATgcttttagtctaaatgaaccctccaatcctcttttgtactatttttatattaatataatgtataatatgttttatattgtatttgtatacttttatatgcatgttttttttgtttaacttcaaatgcccgcaaagtatactaaataaacgaatatttaaaaaaaattgatactattagattcgtcgcaacttcaagtatttttatgatttttttatttttttaattcaaatttgaattttaaatttggaccggtttaaAACCGTctcaaaccggaaccggtccggaccgattCCGGTCGGTAAATTTAACCCTGGTCATGCCTTGGCGTGATGGAGTCTCGTAGCGTAGCTTTCCTCGTGCTCACTTTCCGTTTACGTTTGCTGTCATTTTTTTTAGAACTTTCACGCTTGTTATCTCTGCCAATCATTAAGCCGCACCCTGATTTCACTAGAGCCATGCCGATTTGCTAATCTAGACACTGTTCTTCACAATGCCATTGGTAGATTGATCGAAGTTTGTCATGACAATTTGGTGCTACCAAGTTTGGATCCGCATCGGATCAGAGATCGACCTAGCAAACCTCGCTTTTGTGCCGCGAGATATTTTCCCCTGGTTCTAGAATATTCCGCCCGAAAAAATAAGCCAGAAGAGAAATAAACGGGGGAGGGGAATGTGCTACAGCTGTCTCGGTCAAAAAGCAGGCCGCTGTAAAAAGATCGGAGTACTCCTAGCGAGATCAGAGAAGTGGCCTCCAAGAAAGAAGCGTGACCGCGTGACGTCAGCGTGTGATACGGCATCTGGAaatcaattaatgcataagtgtTGTTCCGTTCGAAATCTGGAAATCACCGGGGTTTAATCCACCGGATCATATGATTAACTGCTTACTGCTGAACACAATTAATTACGGAACCACATTTTCTGTATTTCACGGCTTGCTATTGATGAAGCTGGAATCTGGATTTAGTTTCTAACCGCCTTCCTGATTGGGCAGGTCCAGACAAGGTGGTAAAAGGCAAATCAGAAATCAGGCGTGAACTGGACAACTGGTCCGGCGTGGCGAGCCGGAGCCGAGGCCGAGCCAGGCGAGCCGAGCCACCGGACGAAGCAACCAGCGGGGCCGGAGGCGTGGAGTGGGTGGCGCTGGGTATAAAGTGCCCCCCTCTTCCCTTGCATGGACGCCGGCCGCattctctccttccctccctccctcctctctctctctcctgcgaGGACCGCCAGGGAAGGTGAGATCGATCTCTACTCCTTCCTCCacttctctctcttcctctagCGTTTCTCTGTTCATCCCTGCCTCACCCCCCAAAACCCTCCATCCTCCTGCTACTCCTTCCGAAGCCCCCGTAAGATTTCTTCTCCTGATGCTCTGCTCTCGCGCTGCGATTATTTCGTCTCGCTCGCTCTCCCGTGCATGTTCGCGGTGGTGTTTCAAATGTTGCTGCTAGCTGCTTCTCCTGGTCGTGGAGCGGATTCAGTTCGCGATGTGCTGTTGCTTCTCGGTTTGCGAAACATTGAGAGGTTTTGGCCTAGGGATTTTGGTCTTGCTGTGGGCTGGTCCTCCGTGTTTTTGGTGCTTCTCCGTTGCTGGTTTTGCTGTCGCGGTGTTTTCGCGGGGGTGAAGCCGTGAAGGAGGTTGACGGAGCGAGCGGGGACACCAGCGGCTGCATCATGGTGATCTCCGCTCGCCTTCGCCTCCCTCCTTGGAACTTTGGTCGGTGTGCTGGTTCTTCTGGTTTGTCTCCTCGTCGATCTCTTGACGGCTCCCCTTGTTGTTTTTCTGAGCTCATAATGTGGGAATCGTGCAGTATTGGTGAGCACACTTTCGTTTGGGAATTCTTCGTTCTCCGTGAGGCCCttggatatccaaaacttttTTGCGCAGTTGAGCAGTTCGTACTTCGGGTTTCGCTTGTGTCGTTGCGTTCCGTGTTCGTTTTGCTGTTGCTTTTCGAAGTGGTTTATTCGGAGAGAAGGTGAGCGCTGCGGCTCCATGGTGATCTCTATGTTCGCATTTCCTCGAAAATTATACTGTCTTCCTCTCGTCGCTCGTTTCTTAATTTCTCTTAGCCTGTCGATCGCTTGCTTCTGCTTATGCGCGTCAAATAAACTCAAAGCTCGTGGACAAATCTGCTCGTGATCTCtcttactttttttttattgttttggtatctatctatctatctgccATATGCTTGAGTGATCACTGTTTCTTCATGCGGTTTTAGGGTGTTAGAAACGTGTGGAGTTGAACAACCCTTTTTCTTATCGCTTTTTTCTGTTGATCTTCTCGACACCACTGTGCGTGCGGCAGAGATGGTCTCTGCCTGTCTCCTTTACCTGTTTCCTTGCTTTGTATTCCAATGTTCCCTGAAACCCCTGTGCTAGATCTGTTGGATCTCCATGTTTCCATTTTGCTTTGCTCAACGATGTCTGATCGTTTTTGTTGTTGGGTGCCAGGCTGCTAGCATGCGCTGCGAGTGCAAACTGCCTGTTTCCTAGTTCCGCCTTTGGTTTTTGTATGTTCAAGTACTACTATAATTTCTTGCCAGGGGTGTTGTGCAGTGCCACATCGCTATTTAGCTCCTTCCTGTTAGAAATGTTTGCACAAGGCTATGCCTGTTGCTTGCATTCACGCAAGTTGAACATGTTCGGCCACATTGAAACTTGCTATTGTGATTTGGATTTGTGAAACTTTGCATGTTGTTATCGCAAAATCTCAATTAACTTGCGGGTTAATTTTTAGATAGATCTTAGGTGCAAAACTTTCGTTAACGCGTCCTTGAAAACTGCCACTTAGTGTTACATAATTGTGGCCCTGTTCCCAAACCTCGGATACATCCTGCCATTCAAGATTGTCTCTGTTTTTCCTTGTTCTTTGGAAATATGGGGGCAAGAAGAGACGAAAACGAGTTCTGCACAGAGCACTGCAAGCAATGGCATATGTGTATCTGCGGTTTCTTTCTCCATGAAATCCTAATTTTGCATAGTATAAGAATGCCGTTGCTAATGAATCTTTCTGTTTGTATCCCATCAATGCTTTCTAGTACTTTTTTTATCTGCAATTCTGCATCCGATGTCAGATTGTTCATCTCCTAAAATTTTCTTCACGTGGATTTTTAGGATATTGCACTCACACTACTGTGCCACAGGGTATCAAGCTCCACTATGGCACGTAGTGTGCCTGTGACAGCAATGGCTACTGAGAGTGGTGAGAATGAAAGACTTTCTTATGCAGTGTCAGCTATGCAAGGATACCGTGAAACTATGGAAGATGCTGTGAGTAACCTACCAGCCTTTTGTAGGATCATCGGGAGCATAGTTATAGAAATATACATGATTGACTTGCTACTCGTTGCTGCTAAACAATGAAGACTCATGTGTAGCCTTCTTATTCTGCAGCACAAAGCTGTTTTAAATCTTCATGCTGCAACTGCCACATCATTCTTTGGTGTTTATGATGGCCATGGAGGTTTGATCTTCAACATAATCCCCTTGAATAAGTTTTAACTTTTAAATGCATCAGGCCAGCAGACAGGCCAGCTGTTTAGCAATCTGAGTTCATTGCTTTCTTTTGATATATAATCCTTTATGCATTCATGATTACTGTTGACtcattattttgtttttagCAACACACACCATTTACCATGATACATGTATTTGATGTTCTGTTTCAGGACCTGCTGTTTCAAAGTACTGCGCAAAACACTTACACAAAGAGCTTCGCAAACATGCAGACTTTGGTCATGATCCCACTACTGCACTTGAGAGAACGTTCTTAAGGTTTGAAGAATTCTGTAGCTCTCTAACTTCATGCATCCTATATTTTGAGATCACATAACTTATCTCCCTTGGTTACTATAGTGGATGAAAAAGGACTGATATTGCCACATTCTTTGTTCGCAGTTGATAGTTGAACTTGTTTCACATGCAAATAAGAAATATGCAATCATTGTTCCTACTTAACTGTTGCAGGATGGATGAGAAGATGAAAACCAGGAAGGCAGCAAAGGAATTATGTGAATATGGTGGTAATGAATATTGGGAAGACTATAAAAAGGCTATTCACAGCACTCGTTTTCTACCTTTCTGTCGGCAGGTGCTAACTCAACTATTTTGTTTATAAAATCTGACATATGGAAACATGTAGTATTTACTCCATCTTTGTTTTTCAGAAGCCTCCCTATGATGGGCCAACTTCAGATGGATGTACCGCATGTGTGGTTCTCATTAGAGGCAACCAAATCATTGTAGGGAATGCTGGTGATTCTCGTTGTGTACTCTCAAGGAATGATCATGTGAGGCGACTGATCTGCTTGCATTTATCTGATACAGAATGACATTTTTTTAATAGTACATGTCTAATGTTGCTTAAATATTCTGTTTATTTCCATTGTTTGCAAAGGCATTTGCGTTATCTACCGATTTCAAACCAAATGTCGCAAGCGAAAGAGCAAGAATAGAAGCTGCAGGACGTTCTGTAACTGTAAATGCAGAGAGAGGAAATATCCCTCGTATTGATAATGGAATTGCGATCTCAAGATCGCTTGGTATAGTTCTGCCTACCTTTTTGGGTCCGTTGTGGGATTATACAATCAAGTGTATTGTAATCAGTGTTTTACTTCCTTGCATTTCAGGTGACATGGCATACAAGAATATCCAAGGTTTATCTCCCCTACAACAACCAATTACTGCCTTTCCTGAAGTTCTCACTGTAAGGGTTACTAACTTGTGTCAGTAGAGTCTGATTTTATTCAGCTAGGTATCGTCTAATGGAAAATTGTCATTTGTTTCTTAGGGAAATATAACTCATGATGCACAGTTTCTTATTTTAGCATGTGATGGAATCTGGTAAGTTTTCAGCAAAAATACACAGGCGCATTGTTCTATTATGGTTTGCTTCAGTGTCCATGATTCCATGCAGAATACATCAAGTCAAAATGACAGTTATCTTCCATGCACTTGTTACTTCAAAGTTCATATATAGAATATTATTCAAATTGTCCACAAGGGATTTGTAGATTTTAATTCAATTAAATTTGGATTGCTTTGGACTGGGCCACTGCACCACCATGCATAATTTTGTATGGTTTAAACTGTTGCAGAGTTCCTTTCCAGAGTTTGATGTGATGGGCCCACAGGGGTCAGAGTTACAGCAGGGTGAAATCAGCCAATCCTCTGCATGCTTATGTTTCTCAGCTTTCAAGTCCAGATAATTTTGCAAGTTAATTTGCTAAAAATGATAATCATATGTATTTGATTTATTGTGGAAGAACTTACTTGAAGAACATGAATTTTATCATTCTGGGTTTGGGACTATAGGTAACATCGGTACTTGATCAAACATACTGGTTAAGTTGTGGCTTCCGGCCAACCTTGAGTAGTACTTTCACTGATGTTCTTAATTTCTTTATGACATCTCTTCATGTCCTTTGTAGGGATTGCATGACAAACCAGCAAGCAGTTGATTTTGTAAGCATATACTTAGCTTCTGTGAGTATTCTTCTCTCTCCACATGTTTGGTTGTTTGGGCAATGATgaataaaaagaaaaggggacATTTTGTTATTAGATTCTAAATAAGATTTGCTCCACGGTGTGCTTATTTACTGAGAACATTTATGcagtcaattttttttctttacatgGATAGCGGTGTGCTTTTGCTGCACGGTGTGCTTTATCTTAGCTACTATCTTATTGGCATCTACAGTCTACACTCAAATAGTATAGCATGCTTTGCACCTTGTTCATTTTTTGTCGCTGTTGCCCTAACATTTGTTGTTGTTTATGTCCAGAACGTAAGCCTGGCGTACATCTGTGAGGCCATTCTTACACACTGCGTAGCAACCCCTAGAGGGAGGGACAACATGACTGTCATGCTGATTCGGTTCAAGATCACCccagctccgccaccgccacccccaaACATCCCACCTGCCGGTGGCCATCATGATGATGAGGCGCCGCCAGCTGCTACCACAGCCAAAGTTGGTTCGTGCTCGCACTCCAAGAGCTCAGAGCTTTGAGTTCGTTTTGTCTGGAAAAGATGAGCTTGCTTACCATGGTTCGTTCATGTGGTGCATCTTATCCCCGACAGAGTTTTGGAGTCGTTTTATCAGGACAAGATGAACTTGAATTTTGTCTGCTATAGAATGATTTCCTATGAGAGTAGCTTGTCGTACTAGGTACTGACGACGGAGGTTTTGGCCTGCGAGCTGAGCCATATGTTTGGGTTAACACACCAATATTCTTGTTTTGTACGGTCTGGAGGATGCTTATTGCCTAGTACTTTTTCTAATGGCTATTACTATCAGAACTTCTATGTGCATTTCTGTATAGATCTCGCGTTCATGGATTTGAGCTTGCATATGTATCTGCCAGTCATCTTCAGAATGTTTATGTTCCACAAACACCAGAGATCTCACACATGTGCTCAATGCATATTGCTTCAAGTTTAGTTCTAGTTTTTGGAACTAGCACTAAAACTGCCAGTTCTAGTGCTAGTTGTGGGGTACTGGGGTGGTTGTTTTAGAGAGAGTCTTCTTTTTTGCGAGGCTTTTTGAGTGAATCCACACACTCTACAAGATTCTAGAGCGAGTCTGAGCTGGTTGTGGGGTCGGTATTCTAGATTTCTAATGCTTTGTGGATCGCTGTACTGTGCAAAGATTGCGCAACAAAACTTTCTGATCCGGCACTGCCATGAAGTTGAATAGTTGATAGGATTGTTACATCAAGTTAGCACGAATTGAAGTAGGTGGCATGCTGAAAATGGCTGCCCTTGGCATTGAGATTCACGGGTCAAAGCTGAACCGGTCACTCCCCAAATTGCAACCCAGGTTCCGGGGGGCGAGGTGCAGAGCGGCGACCGCCGGCAGAGGTGTGACACGTCCGAATCACAAAGCCAACTGATCCCGCCGGTACTCCATATTTTGCCAAGTCTCCAAGGTGCCAAACATTGATCTAAAACCAACTCACCAGGACACAAAGTAATGAAAATCTGACAACTTGATCGACGATACGCCCTTTGCCGTAGTTTCACACTACTTTCACTAGGAAAAACGATACGCCTTTTGCTGTGCCCGAAGTGCCCATGGGCGCGAAACCGAAAAGTTAGCCCGTTTCAAATATACGTGGGCCAGCCCATAGCAGCCCATCAACAAAAATGGCAAAGGTTTTCCTGTCCAGCCCAATTAAGCCCACCAGTCCCATGGCAGTGAAGCACTCGGGTCCATTCTATAAAACCCTCCGCCCGCGGGACTAGGGTTTCCTC
This sequence is a window from Panicum virgatum strain AP13 chromosome 7K, P.virgatum_v5, whole genome shotgun sequence. Protein-coding genes within it:
- the LOC120642485 gene encoding probable protein phosphatase 2C 42, with translation MARSVPVTAMATESGENERLSYAVSAMQGYRETMEDAHKAVLNLHAATATSFFGVYDGHGGPAVSKYCAKHLHKELRKHADFGHDPTTALERTFLRMDEKMKTRKAAKELCEYGGNEYWEDYKKAIHSTRFLPFCRQKPPYDGPTSDGCTACVVLIRGNQIIVGNAGDSRCVLSRNDHAFALSTDFKPNVASERARIEAAGRSVTVNAERGNIPRIDNGIAISRSLGDMAYKNIQGLSPLQQPITAFPEVLTGNITHDAQFLILACDGIWDCMTNQQAVDFVSIYLASNVSLAYICEAILTHCVATPRGRDNMTVMLIRFKITPAPPPPPPNIPPAGGHHDDEAPPAATTAKVGSCSHSKSSEL